Proteins encoded within one genomic window of Triticum aestivum cultivar Chinese Spring chromosome 2D, IWGSC CS RefSeq v2.1, whole genome shotgun sequence:
- the LOC123052661 gene encoding uncharacterized protein isoform X3, protein MPSSAHSPPAAPGGDHNRRHRWRHAIHTTLVLHWRSLQVRAQVGAVGRGGQAAPPLPQVPRSADINPVVQHRVPKIGTPPPNRPGPAPWQRAYPPTLTFNFNGRSHHDLAAPLVEPASLGEQSSRWPSRFRPAERGKELIAGH, encoded by the exons ATGCCCTCATCCGCCCATTCACCCCCGGCGGCTCCAGGAGGGGACCACAACCGCAGGCACCGGTGGCGGCACGCCATCCACACTACGCTCGTGCTGCACTGGCGGTCCCTTCAGGTCCGAGCCCAAGTAGGCGCCGTCGGTCGCGGCGGCCAGGCCGCGCCTCCCCTTCCACAGGTCCCGAGATCCGCCGACATCAACCCCGTCGTCCAGCATCGGGTGCCTAAGATCGGCACACCTCCTCCCAAT CGTCCCGGACCAGCGCCATGGCAACGAGCGTATCCCCCTACCCTGACCTTCAACTTCAATGGCAGATCCCACCATGACTTGGCAGCACCGTTGGTGGAACCAGCGTCCCTAGGTGAGCAATCATCCAGATGGCCGTCACGCTTCCGCCCAGCAg AGAGGGGGAAGGAGCTGATTGCAGGGCACTAA
- the LOC123052661 gene encoding uncharacterized protein isoform X1, with translation MPSSAHSPPAAPGGDHNRRHRWRHAIHTTLVLHWRSLQVRAQVGAVGRGGQAAPPLPQVPRSADINPVVQHRVPKIGTPPPNRPGPAPWQRAYPPTLTFNFNGRSHHDLAAPLVEPASLGEQSSRWPSRFRPAGRGVEALFPRGGSEVLLIRAPSAVLEHHGNAKVIRVPCIFKRIIRCSIPKSSIM, from the exons ATGCCCTCATCCGCCCATTCACCCCCGGCGGCTCCAGGAGGGGACCACAACCGCAGGCACCGGTGGCGGCACGCCATCCACACTACGCTCGTGCTGCACTGGCGGTCCCTTCAGGTCCGAGCCCAAGTAGGCGCCGTCGGTCGCGGCGGCCAGGCCGCGCCTCCCCTTCCACAGGTCCCGAGATCCGCCGACATCAACCCCGTCGTCCAGCATCGGGTGCCTAAGATCGGCACACCTCCTCCCAAT CGTCCCGGACCAGCGCCATGGCAACGAGCGTATCCCCCTACCCTGACCTTCAACTTCAATGGCAGATCCCACCATGACTTGGCAGCACCGTTGGTGGAACCAGCGTCCCTAGGTGAGCAATCATCCAGATGGCCGTCACGCTTCCGCCCAGCAg GTAGAGGAGTAGAGGCGTTGTTTCCACGGGGCGGTAGTGAGGTGTTGTTGATTAGAGCACCATCAGCAGTTCTTGAGCACCATGGCAATGCAAAGGTAATCCGTGTGCCCTGCATCTTCAAAAGAATTATCCGATGCAGTATCCCAAAAAGTAGCATTATGTAA
- the LOC123052661 gene encoding uncharacterized protein isoform X2 has translation MPSSAHSPPAAPGGDHNRRHRWRHAIHTTLVLHWRSLQVRAQVGAVGRGGQAAPPLPQVPRSADINPVVQHRVPKIGTPPPNRPGPAPWQRAYPPTLTFNFNGRSHHDLAAPLVEPASLGEQSSRWPSRFRPAGRGVEALFPRGGSEVLLIRAPSAVLEHHGNAKRGGRS, from the exons ATGCCCTCATCCGCCCATTCACCCCCGGCGGCTCCAGGAGGGGACCACAACCGCAGGCACCGGTGGCGGCACGCCATCCACACTACGCTCGTGCTGCACTGGCGGTCCCTTCAGGTCCGAGCCCAAGTAGGCGCCGTCGGTCGCGGCGGCCAGGCCGCGCCTCCCCTTCCACAGGTCCCGAGATCCGCCGACATCAACCCCGTCGTCCAGCATCGGGTGCCTAAGATCGGCACACCTCCTCCCAAT CGTCCCGGACCAGCGCCATGGCAACGAGCGTATCCCCCTACCCTGACCTTCAACTTCAATGGCAGATCCCACCATGACTTGGCAGCACCGTTGGTGGAACCAGCGTCCCTAGGTGAGCAATCATCCAGATGGCCGTCACGCTTCCGCCCAGCAg GTAGAGGAGTAGAGGCGTTGTTTCCACGGGGCGGTAGTGAGGTGTTGTTGATTAGAGCACCATCAGCAGTTCTTGAGCACCATGGCAATGCAAAG AGAGGGGGAAGGAGCTGA